In Nitratireductor mangrovi, the genomic window GATCCTGTTCAACGCTTTCATGGCCACGCTCAATCCCGGCGACGAGGTCGTGATCCCGGCGCCCTACTGGGTGAGCTATCCGGAAATGGTGGCAATCTGCGGCGGCATCTCGGTTTTCGCCGCGACCTCGATCGACAACGGCTTCAAGCTGACGCCGGAAGCGCTCGAAAAGGCGATCACGCCGAAGACCAAATGGCTGGTGATGAACTCGCCGTCGAACCCGTCGGGCGCCGCTTACACCGAAGCCGAACTGAGGGCGCTCGCCGATGTGCTGGTGCGCCACCCGCATGTCTGGACGCTGACCGACGACATGTACGAGCACCTGACCTACGGCGATTTTGTCTTCCGCACCATCGCCGAGGTGGAACCGGCGCTCTACGAGCGTACGTTGACCATGAACGGCGTTTCCAAGGCCTATGCCATGACCGGCTGGCGTATCGGCTACGCGGCAGGCCCGATCGAACTGATCAAGGCGATGGACATGATCCAGGGCCAGCAGACCTCGGGCGCCTGCTCGATTGCACAATGGGCGGCGGTCGAGGCGCTCGACGGACCGCAGGACTTCGTCGCCCGCAACAAGGCGATCTTCCAGGGCCGCCGCGACCTTGTCGTTTCGATGCTCAACCAGGCGCGCGGCATTTCCTGTCCCGTCCCGGAAGGTGCTTTCTACGTCTACCCGTCCTGCGTCGATTTGATCGGCAAGAAAGCGCCCTCGGGCAAGGTGATCGGGAACGACGAGGACTTCGTCACCGAACTGCTTGAGGCTGAAGGGGTCGCGGTGGTGCACGGCTCTGCCTTTGGCCTCGGCCCGAATTTCCGCATTTCCTACGCGACGTCGGAGGATGTGCTGGAAGAAGCCTGTACCCGTATCCAGCGTTTCACCGGCTCGTTGACCTGAAACCGCATCAAAGCCCGGCCGCCAGAGCCGGGCTCACGCCTGCCGTGATTAGTGCAGCCGGCGGCGCCACTCGCCCGGTGTCGTTTCGTAGCGGCGGCGGAACGCTCGGCCGAAATGCGACAGGTCGGAAAAACCGCAGGAAAAGGCGATCGACGTGACCGGCAGATGCGAATTGGCCGCCGCGCGCAGCATTGTCGCCGCGGCGTGCAGCCGCGTCTCCAGCAGGAAGGCACCGAGCGTCGTGCCGTTGAGCGCGAAGAGCTTCT contains:
- a CDS encoding pyridoxal phosphate-dependent aminotransferase is translated as MAFLANALSRVKPSATIAVAQKARELKAKGRDVIGLGAGEPDFDTPDNVKNAAIEAINRGETKYTPVSGIVPLREAIAKKFKRENNLDYRPEQTIVGTGGKQILFNAFMATLNPGDEVVIPAPYWVSYPEMVAICGGISVFAATSIDNGFKLTPEALEKAITPKTKWLVMNSPSNPSGAAYTEAELRALADVLVRHPHVWTLTDDMYEHLTYGDFVFRTIAEVEPALYERTLTMNGVSKAYAMTGWRIGYAAGPIELIKAMDMIQGQQTSGACSIAQWAAVEALDGPQDFVARNKAIFQGRRDLVVSMLNQARGISCPVPEGAFYVYPSCVDLIGKKAPSGKVIGNDEDFVTELLEAEGVAVVHGSAFGLGPNFRISYATSEDVLEEACTRIQRFTGSLT